One Clostridium sp. CM027 genomic window carries:
- a CDS encoding V-type ATP synthase subunit A, whose product MKIGKIVKVSGPLVVAKDMDEANIYDVVKVGDKGLIGEIIEMRGDRASIQVYEETSGLGPGDPVVTTGEPLSVELGPGLIESMFDGIQRPLDKIRAIAGNYLTKGVNVSPLDRERKWDFVPTASVGDIVSYGVAIGTVAETTVITQTIMVPKGIEGTITSITAGEYTVEDVVAEVQTDGGIKQITLMQKWPVRRGRPYADKLNPIEPLVTGQRVIDTFFPVTKGGTACVPGPFGSGKTVVQHQFAKWADAEIVVYIGCGERGNEMTDVLNEFPELKDPKTGESLMKRTVLIANTSNMPVAAREASVYTGITIAEYFRDMGFAVALMADSTSRWAEALREMSGRLEEMPGDEGYPAYLGSRVADFYERSGKVVCIGDDKRIGAITVIGAVSPPGGDLSEPVTQATLRIVKVFWGLDAQLAYRRHFPSINWLDSYSLYLDQLANWMDENVAADWTELRVKAMTILQEEAKLDEIVRLVGVDALSEKDRLKLEVAKSIREDYLQQNAFHEVDTFTSLNKQYKMLKLVLDFHVEGEKALSSGIYLKKILEIPARDKIARAKYIAETDMSKIDDIFTALSNDIEELITEGGAVND is encoded by the coding sequence TTGAAAATCGGTAAAATTGTAAAAGTTTCAGGTCCATTAGTTGTTGCAAAAGATATGGACGAAGCTAATATATATGACGTAGTTAAGGTTGGAGATAAGGGTCTTATTGGCGAAATTATTGAAATGAGAGGAGATAGAGCCTCTATTCAAGTATATGAAGAAACATCAGGCCTCGGACCAGGAGATCCAGTAGTTACTACCGGTGAACCACTAAGTGTTGAACTTGGACCAGGACTTATAGAATCAATGTTTGATGGTATTCAAAGACCGCTTGATAAAATAAGAGCTATAGCTGGTAATTACTTAACAAAAGGTGTAAATGTTTCGCCACTAGATAGAGAAAGAAAATGGGACTTTGTTCCTACGGCGTCCGTTGGAGATATTGTTTCATATGGCGTAGCTATAGGAACAGTTGCGGAAACTACTGTTATAACTCAAACAATAATGGTGCCTAAAGGAATAGAGGGTACTATAACGTCTATAACTGCAGGAGAATATACTGTAGAAGATGTAGTAGCAGAGGTGCAAACAGATGGCGGAATTAAGCAAATTACGTTAATGCAAAAGTGGCCAGTAAGACGTGGAAGACCTTATGCTGATAAATTAAATCCAATAGAACCACTAGTTACAGGTCAAAGAGTAATAGATACTTTCTTTCCAGTAACTAAAGGTGGTACGGCATGTGTTCCGGGTCCTTTTGGTAGTGGAAAAACTGTAGTTCAACATCAATTTGCAAAATGGGCAGATGCAGAAATAGTTGTTTACATAGGTTGCGGTGAACGTGGCAATGAAATGACAGATGTTTTGAATGAGTTTCCAGAACTTAAAGATCCCAAAACAGGTGAATCACTAATGAAAAGAACGGTGCTCATTGCAAATACTTCTAATATGCCAGTTGCAGCTAGGGAAGCTTCTGTATATACAGGTATAACTATTGCAGAGTATTTTAGGGACATGGGATTTGCTGTAGCATTAATGGCAGATTCTACGTCAAGATGGGCAGAGGCTCTACGCGAAATGTCAGGAAGACTTGAGGAAATGCCAGGTGATGAGGGGTATCCAGCATATCTAGGCTCACGTGTAGCAGATTTTTATGAAAGATCTGGAAAGGTAGTTTGCATTGGAGACGACAAAAGAATAGGCGCAATTACAGTTATTGGCGCAGTATCACCTCCTGGTGGAGATTTATCAGAGCCAGTTACTCAAGCAACGCTTAGAATAGTCAAAGTGTTTTGGGGACTAGACGCGCAACTTGCTTATAGAAGACATTTTCCATCAATAAATTGGTTGGATTCTTATTCACTATATTTGGATCAGCTAGCTAATTGGATGGATGAGAACGTTGCTGCCGATTGGACTGAGCTTAGGGTTAAAGCTATGACCATTTTGCAAGAAGAAGCAAAACTTGATGAAATAGTAAGACTTGTAGGTGTAGATGCTCTTTCTGAAAAGGACAGGTTAAAACTAGAAGTTGCAAAATCAATTAGAGAAGATTATTTACAACAGAATGCATTCCATGAGGTTGATACTTTTACGTCACTTAACAAACAATATAAAATGTTGAAATTAGTTTTAGATTTCCATGTTGAGGGTGAAAAAGCATTGAGTTCAGGGATTTATTTGAAAAAGATATTAGAGATTCCTGCGCGTGATAAAATAGCAAGAGCAAAATATATTGCAGAAACTGATATGTCAAAAATTGATGATATATTTACGGCCCTATCTAATGATATTGAAGAATTAATAACGGAAGGAGGAGCTGTAAATGATTAA
- a CDS encoding V-type ATP synthase subunit B — translation MIKEYKTITEVVGPLMVVEKVQGVRYDELVEIELQNGEIRSGKVLEINEDKAMVQLFESSAGINLKGSKAKFLGRPLELGVSEDMLGRVFDGLGRPKDGGPKIIPDKRLDINGEALNPVARDYPSEFIQTGISAIDGLNTLVRGQKLPVFSGSGLPHAQLAAQIARQAKVLNSDTKFVVVFAAIGITFQEAQFFVDDFTKTGAIDRTVLFMNLANDPAIERIATPRMALTTAEYLAYEKGFHVLVIMTDLTNYCEALREVSAARKEVPGRRGYPGYLYTDLSTLYERAGRIKGLEGSITQIPILTMPEDDITHPIPDLTGYITEGQIILSRELYKKGIMPPVDVLPSLSRLKDKGIGKGKTREDHADTMNQLFAAYAQGKQAKELAVILGESALSDADKKYAIFADAFEKRYVSQGFETNRTIDETINLGWELLSILPRNELKRIRDEYVEKYLPKKEGE, via the coding sequence ATGATTAAAGAATACAAAACTATAACAGAAGTTGTAGGGCCACTTATGGTTGTAGAAAAAGTTCAAGGCGTTCGGTACGATGAACTAGTGGAAATAGAACTACAGAACGGTGAAATTCGTAGCGGAAAAGTACTTGAAATAAATGAAGATAAAGCAATGGTTCAGTTATTTGAAAGTTCTGCTGGAATTAACTTAAAAGGTAGTAAGGCTAAATTTTTAGGAAGACCACTAGAACTTGGAGTTTCAGAAGATATGCTTGGAAGGGTCTTTGATGGACTTGGTAGGCCTAAAGACGGTGGACCTAAAATTATTCCTGACAAGAGACTCGATATAAATGGAGAGGCATTGAACCCTGTGGCAAGAGACTATCCGTCAGAGTTTATTCAAACAGGTATTTCAGCTATTGATGGACTTAATACTTTAGTTCGTGGACAAAAATTACCAGTGTTTTCTGGTTCGGGTCTCCCACATGCGCAACTTGCGGCTCAAATAGCAAGGCAAGCAAAGGTATTAAATTCAGATACGAAATTTGTTGTTGTATTTGCAGCTATAGGAATAACTTTTCAAGAAGCACAGTTTTTCGTAGATGATTTTACAAAAACTGGTGCAATAGACAGAACTGTATTATTTATGAATCTTGCAAATGACCCAGCTATTGAGAGAATAGCTACGCCTAGAATGGCACTAACTACAGCTGAATATCTTGCTTACGAAAAAGGATTTCACGTACTTGTAATTATGACTGATCTTACAAATTACTGTGAGGCTCTGCGTGAAGTTTCAGCTGCAAGAAAAGAAGTTCCAGGTAGACGTGGATATCCAGGATATCTTTATACTGATCTTTCGACGCTATATGAAAGAGCAGGTAGGATTAAAGGACTTGAAGGTTCAATAACTCAAATTCCTATACTTACAATGCCGGAAGATGATATAACTCATCCAATTCCTGACTTAACGGGATATATAACTGAAGGTCAGATTATTTTAAGCCGAGAACTTTATAAAAAAGGCATTATGCCACCAGTAGATGTTCTACCGTCGTTATCAAGACTTAAAGATAAAGGTATAGGCAAAGGCAAAACGCGCGAAGATCATGCTGATACGATGAATCAACTATTTGCTGCATATGCTCAAGGTAAGCAAGCAAAAGAGCTTGCAGTTATATTAGGAGAGTCAGCATTATCTGATGCAGACAAAAAATATGCAATATTTGCAGATGCTTTTGAAAAACGATATGTTTCCCAAGGATTTGAAACTAATAGGACTATTGATGAAACAATAAATTTAGGATGGGAGCTTCTATCTATTCTCCCAAGAAATGAACTTAAGAGAATTAGAGATGAATATGTAGAAAAATACTTACCAAAAAAAGAGGGTGAGTAA